The Cryptosporangium phraense genome includes the window CAGAGGTCCCTGCGTCAAGTGTCCAGGATCAAGGGGCAAGGCCCTGCGGCCTGCGGCCTGCGGCCTGCGGCCTGCGGCCTGCGGCCCTGCGGCCTGCGGCCCTGCGGCCTGCGGCCCTGCGGCCTGCGGCCCTGCGGCCTGCGGCCCTGCGGCCTGCGGCCTGCGGCCCTGCGGCCTGCGGCCTGCGGCCTGCGGCCTGCGGCCTGCGGCTCCGGGTCAGCTGACTCGGGCGCTGGTGCTCGTCGAGGCTGCCGTCGCCGTGCCGGCGGCGACTCGGACCCGGTACGTCGCGGGCTTGAGCTTCGTGAACGACGCGACCCCGGCGGCCGACGACGTCTTCGTCGAAACCTTGACCCACGTCTTTCCGCTCCAGCGATCCAGCGTCACACCCTGCCGCGTCGCCGGCGTCACCGTCGCGGTCAGCGTTCCCTTCCCGGCCCGCAGCGTGGTCTTCGCGGTCGCGGTGTAGGTCGCCGTCGCGGTGCTGGAGGCCGTCGTCGTCGCGTCCGCGTCGTGGGTGAAGTAGACCGTCGTCGTGCCGGTCGCGATGCCGGTCCAGGTCACCGCGCCGGTTGCGGCGGTCGTGGTCGCGGTGCACCGCAGAGTGGGGGCCGGGAGCGTGCGGACGCAGACCGAAACGGCGGAGCCGCCGATCGCCTCGCCGGTGGACGCGTCGGTGAGCGTCGCGCGGACCGTCACCCGGGTCCCGGCGACGACCGTGGACCCCGCGCCGCTGGCCAGCCGGAACGCCGTGGCTACGGTCGGCGACGACCCGTCGCACGAAACCTGCCCGCACAGCGCCGCGTACGGGTTGATCAAGCCGTACCCGAACACGTCGTCCCGGCCGGCCGCGCCCAGGTCCGTCGCGGTGCTCTCCAGCGCGGTCGTGACCTGCGCCGGGGTCAGGCCCGGCGACACCGACTTCAGCAGCGCCGCCGTCGCGGCCACGTACGGCGTCGCCATCGAGGTGCCCGACATCGTCGCGTACTGGCTGCCCATGTACGTCGACAGGATGCTGACACCGGGCGCGGCCACGTCCACGTAGCTGCCGGTGTTGGAGAAGTCGGCGTCCTTGTTCGTGGAGTCGGTCGCCGCGACGCCGATCACGCCGGCGTCGGCGGCCGGGTAGCTGGTCGCGTTGCCGTCCTGGCGCTCGTTGCCGGCCGCGGCGACGACCGTGACGTTCTTGGACAGCGCGTACTGCACGGCCGACGAGGTCGCACCGGCCTCGGTGCCACCCACCGACAGGTTGATGACCTTCGCGCCCCGGTCGACGGCCTGGATGATGCCCTTGGCCATGTCCGAGTCGTAGCCGGAGCCGTCGGCGTCGAGCACCCGGATAGGCAGGATCTTCACGTTCGGCGCGAGGCCGGCCACCCCGATCTTGTTGTTCGCGACCGCGGCGATGATGCCGGCGACGTGCGTGCCGTGACCGTTCTCGTCGTTGCTGCCGTCGGTGCTCGCGGGCTTGTCGCCGACCAGGTCGATCCCCTTCAGCACCTGCCCGGCCAGGTCCGGGTGCGAGGCCTGCACCCCGGTGTCGATCACCGCGACCGTGACGCCGCTGCCGGTGGACTTCGTCCAGTCGGTCTCCGCCTTCAGCGTCGTCAGCGCCCACTGCCGGGAGCGCAGCGGGTCGTTGGTGGCGGCCGCGGTGGCGGTCCCGTCGTCGGTCAGGTGCACGACCTCGTCGACACCGACCGAGACGGTCGCCGCGTCCTGCTGGGCCGCGGCCACTGCGGCCGTCGCCGACGCGCGGCCGGTCACCGTCACACTGCTGACGCTCGGCCGCCCGCCGATCGTACGGACGCTCACGATCCTGACGGGCTGGTCGGCCCGAACGCCCGCGACGATCCGAGCCGGGTCGGCACTGACGCTCGCGGCCTTGACCGCCCACGTCCGGACGGAAGCGCCCGCGCCGGCGACGGACCCGCTCGCCCCGGCGACGGACCCGCTCGCCCCGGCGGCGGCGTCGGCGACCGACCCCCCGGCCCCCCGGAGGGTGGGGGAGACGGCCGCGGCCGGCGTGATCGTCGTCACCGAAGAGCCCGAACCGGACGCGACCGCGGCGGAGGGCCCCGCGGCCACGAGTACAGCCCCGGCCACCGCGCCGGCCACCACCGTCAAGCCGGCAACCCCGGCCGTGAACCGCGCGCGGCGCGACGAACTACGGACGGAACGGCGGTTACGACCGGTCACGGATCGACTCCTCGAAAAACGACTTCCGACCCACGTCCATGTGGGC containing:
- a CDS encoding S8 family peptidase; the encoded protein is MTGRNRRSVRSSSRRARFTAGVAGLTVVAGAVAGAVLVAAGPSAAVASGSGSSVTTITPAAAVSPTLRGAGGSVADAAAGASGSVAGASGSVAGAGASVRTWAVKAASVSADPARIVAGVRADQPVRIVSVRTIGGRPSVSSVTVTGRASATAAVAAAQQDAATVSVGVDEVVHLTDDGTATAAATNDPLRSRQWALTTLKAETDWTKSTGSGVTVAVIDTGVQASHPDLAGQVLKGIDLVGDKPASTDGSNDENGHGTHVAGIIAAVANNKIGVAGLAPNVKILPIRVLDADGSGYDSDMAKGIIQAVDRGAKVINLSVGGTEAGATSSAVQYALSKNVTVVAAAGNERQDGNATSYPAADAGVIGVAATDSTNKDADFSNTGSYVDVAAPGVSILSTYMGSQYATMSGTSMATPYVAATAALLKSVSPGLTPAQVTTALESTATDLGAAGRDDVFGYGLINPYAALCGQVSCDGSSPTVATAFRLASGAGSTVVAGTRVTVRATLTDASTGEAIGGSAVSVCVRTLPAPTLRCTATTTAATGAVTWTGIATGTTTVYFTHDADATTTASSTATATYTATAKTTLRAGKGTLTATVTPATRQGVTLDRWSGKTWVKVSTKTSSAAGVASFTKLKPATYRVRVAAGTATAASTSTSARVS